The genomic window AAAAAAGATCCACTACCATATAGGTAGCAGATCTTTTCCAATGTACGCGTTTAGCGATTTCTTCTATTTCGGAGGAATGTTGGAATATCAAGTGTATCTGTTTGTTCCTCTGAATTGGCTTTTTGCTTTGATTCTACTGATTTTGATTCAGCTGGCTTTGACGATGTTGGCTTTTGAGTCGATGGACGTGATTGTGGCTTTCTTTCTGCTTCTTCAAAGCCTGTCGCAATAACCGTTACGACAATCTCATCCTTTAGATTCTCATTAATAACAGAGCCAAAGATCATATTAACTTCTTCGTCACAAGCTTCAGACACAATTTCTGCCGCTTCATGCACTTCGTAAAGGCTTAAGTTCGTTCCACCTGTAATGTTCATTAACACGCCTTGAGCACCATCGACTGATGTTTCAAGCAATGGACTGGAGATCGCTTTTTTTGCTGCCTCTGCAGCACGGTTTTCACCAGTAGCAACACCAATACCCATTAAAGCAGAGCCCTTTTCACTCATAACCGTTTTGACATCAGCAAAGTCAAGGTTAATTAATCCAGGTGTCGCAATCAAGTCAGAAATTCCTTGTACCCCTTGTCGAAGGACGTTATCCGCTTCACGGAACGCTTCAAGCATTGGAGTGTTCTTATCAACAATTTCTAGTAGACGATCGTTTGGTATAACGATTAACGTGTCAACTTTTTCTTTTAATGCGACGATACCAGATAACGCTTGATTTTGACGCTTACGTCCTTCAAACGTAAATGGTCGTGTCACAACACCTACCGTTAGTGCACCAATTTCCTTTGCAACTTCGGCGATTACAGGAGCTGCACCTGTTCCAGTGCCTCCACCCATTCCAGCTGTAATAAATACCATATCTGCGCCATCAAGAACTTCTTCTAACTGTTCACGGCTTTCTTCAGCCGCTTTCTTACCGATATCAGGGTTTGCCCCTGCACCTAGACCTCTCGTAAGCTTTCCACCTAGCTGTAGTTTCTTTTCAGCTTTTGAAAGGTGCAATGCTTGTGCGTCCGTATTCACAGCGATAAATTCTACGCCTTGTAGGCCGTTTTCAATCATTCGATTAACAGCGTTCGAACCGCCGCCACCACATCCAATGACTTTTATTTGTGCTAATTGTTCCATGTCCATTTCAAAATCAAACATTTCGTTGTCCCCCTAACCATACTGGCAGTCAGCTTCTCTTCATTAATCAAAAAATGTCTTAAACCAAGACTTCATCTTGGACTCTTTTTTCTCTTCTTGCGGTTGCTCTACTTCTTTACGCTTGCTTCTTTTCGAAGTTGAAGCTGCGTTTGTTTCTTCTTGATTGACTTCTGACTGGGAAAAAGCTGCTGCAATTTCCTTGCCTTGCACACGTCCATTTTTGTGTGCAAAATGAATTAACCCAATACTTACTGTATAGCGCGGCTCACGCACCCCGATATAATTCGGGATGGCGACTCGAACATTTCCTTCAAGCATGTCTTTCGTTAATTCAAGAACGCCTGGCATCATCACAGCTCCACCAGTCAATACAAAGCCACTTGGGAACTGCTTAAATCCTAACCGAACCAATTCTTTTGCACATAGTTCAATAATTTCTTCTACTCTTGGTTCAATAATGCCTGCTAATTCTTGTTGTGTGATCGTATGTCTTTCATTTGACCCAATTTTTTGGATGGTAATCTGTTCTTCTGTTGATGCTTCTGGTACAAAGGCATGTCCATGTTTGCATTTTACACGTTCTGCCTCTTCTGTTGTGAGCTTTAAACCTACGGCTAAATCGTTTGTAATATGATCGCCGCCGATCGGTAATACAGATAACGCAACAAGTGAACCTTGTTCAAAAACGGATACGGTTGTTGAACCGCCTCCAACCTCAAGCACACAAACACCCAGACTTTTTTCATCTTTTGAAACAGCTACAGATCCTGTCGCTAAGGAATTTAAACTAATCTCAGCTATTGATAGACCAGCACGCTCCACACACCTTAACAAATTATGTAAGACGGTTTTCGAACCTGTAATTAACGTTCCTTCCATTTCAAGACGAACGCCAATCATTCCACGAGGGTCTGTAATCTCATCAAGCCCATCCACGATAAATTGTTTTGGAATCACATCAATCACTTCCCTTTCAGGAGGAATTGACATGACTTGGGATGCATCGATGACTCTACGAACATCCTCTACGTTAATTTCTCGATCTGGACTAGAGACAGCGACGACCCCATGGCAAGGAGTTAATTCAATATGACTGCCATTTACTCCAACCACAACATGTTCAATTTGTATGCCAACCATGCGTTCCGCTTGCTCAACTGCCCGCTTAATTGACTTAACCGTCTCATCTATATCGACGACGGCTCCTTTCTTTATTCCTTCAGAAGGAACACTACCGACACCTAAAATGTTAATTGACCCTCCAGCAATTTCCGAAACAACGACTTTTACTGAAGAAGTTCCAATGTCTAAACTTACATACGTTTCATTACTCACCAATGGCACCTCCTCATCTGCACAATCATGGTGTTCAACTTTAATAGTTTCATTTTTTTATCACACAAGCAGTATTCGACAAGTGTTAATAGAATCCTTTAATTCTCGTAGCATTATGTATGTTTTAAGGCTCTTGCTCTTTAGTCTACACCATGTTCTTACAGGTGAAAAGGCAAAACCTCTAGCATTCCTTTATTAAGAATGTGTTACATAGAGAAATGAAGCTGGTCACGAAAGCTTTTAACCGTAAAAACAGCAGAAACACAAGGAAACAAGAGTAGAAAAATCCATCAAAACTCCTACTCCTGAGCCGTATCATTTTCCCTAAAATAGGGACTCATTTTCATATAGAGGACGCCTTCCTGTGACCTATCAATTTGTGCATGCACTTGTGGATAAGGCTGCATATACTCTGCAAATGAAGATAAATCTGTACGTACTTCCATTCCATCTGTCATGTATAGTGTTAATTCCTCCGGTGCATCCTCAGTCGGCGTATACATAATTTCTGAGATTCGACTAACGATTTCTGGTGCTGTTTGCATTAATTGTTCGCCGATTGTCTCTCTCAACGACTCTTCAGTAAAGTCTACTAATATTGGTGCGTCTCCAACAAGTTGACTATCATGAACGTTGTCTAAGATTTGTCCGTTTTTTAAAAGGGGCAAATACCCATCATCACTGTACACATATGCAACTCGCGGATACTCCTTTACTTGTATAGAAAGAGAAGATGGCAAGAGACGGTTAATCTCAATTGACTCTACTTCTTTTAATTGTGCAGTTTGCTCAATTCGTGTATTTCGATCGATATTCCAAATATTCATGCCTTCACGTAAACCACTTGCTTCGAGAATCTCTTCATCTGTTAACAGTTGATTACCACTTACTTGTATTGATTTCACTTCACTCAATGGACTTTGGAAGTACACAAGTACCATAATTAAGACAAAGAACAATACGACTATACTTAATAAACGCTTGTTTGCTTTGCGCCGTCGCTTTTCCTGTAGAGTCGGAATTCTCTCGTTTACAGAAATGACTTTCTCATCATGACTCACATTCATTCCTCCAACTACTTCATTCAGCTGATGAGTGAATACAAGCAAATACTTTTTTAATCCCAGACTTGCTTCTATTCCCTATTTAATTTTTTTAAAACCTGTTTTACTCTTGTTTTCTGCATTTTATCATATATTTCCTTTACAATTCTATGAATAATAAATAGAGAGTTCAAAAAAATGAACTCTCTACATGTATCGACACGTTTTAAACAATTGTTTACGTGAGCCTTTAACGATTATGCCTACTTATATTAATTAATAGACCAATGGACATCAACATGAGTGTCAATGACGAACCACCGTAGCTTAAAAGCGGTAACGTAATGCCGGTAACGGGCATTAATCCAGTAACAACGCCGATGTTTATCATCACTTGAATAACGATCATCGTCACAATACCTGCAGCTAAGAAACTCCCAAATAAATCTGGAGCTCCTAAAGCGATTCTTACGCCACGCCAGAAAATAATACCAAATAAAAGCAACACAAATAGACCGCCTAAAAACCCTAGTTCCTCAGCTAGAATAGCAAAAATAAAATCCGTTTGCGGCTCTGGCAAATAAAAATATTTTTGCCTACTTTCGCCTAATCCCATACCAAGTAACCCTCCAGGACCAATGGCTAATAGGGACTGAATAATCTGAAAGCCACTTTCCATTGGATCTGCCCACGGGTCTAGAAAAGAAGTAATCCGTTTAATACGGTATGGAGCGCTAATGATTAACACGACAAATCCTGCTACGCCAATTAAAAACAGGCCCATAAAATGCTTGACCCTTGCTCCTGCAATAAAAATCATAGCGACGCATGTCCCTACCATAACAGTACCAGTTCCTAAATCTGGCTGGAGCATAATCATCCCAAAGGCAACCATTACAAAAGCGAGTGCAGGGAGTAATCCTTTTTTAAACAAAACAATCCGCTTTTGATTCATTGCTAAAAAGTTTGCAAGAAAAATAATCATAGCGATTTTCATAAATTCTGATGGTTGAATTGAAAATGCGCCGATCCCTAACCAACTTCTCGCGCCACCTCTTACAAGTCCAACACCAGGAATGAGTACGAGCACAAGCAAAATAAAACAAATGATCAATAGCAGCTTTGAATACGTACGCCACGTCCAGTAATCAACTCGAGATATAAGAAACATCAAGAGGACGCCTACACTCCCAAAGAATAATTGTCTTTTAGCAAAAAACAACGAGTCATTAAAACGATAGGTTGCCCATGCTTCACTTGCACTGTATACCATAATTAAGCCAACGCTAAGCAAGACAATCGTTGCAACAATTAAGATATAATCGGGCGCCTGTCTTTCTTTATTCATTGTTCACCCCCAGCAAGTACCCTACTACCTCACTATATGAATGAGAACAGGAAAACATGTCCAAAACATTTGTACGTGCTTGAAAATGAGGACTTATATCAGTAATCAAAGCCTTCTTTTCTCTTGTTATATGGTTAATAAGGGGGCTGTAACGAATAAAAAAACTCCTTCCAAGAGACAAGACGTCTGCATTGAAAAGAGCTTTACTAGGTTTACTTAATGACTGTTAGTTAGTTGCGTCACCGCAGCTAGAAACGCATCGCCTCGTTCTTCAAACGTCGAATACTGATCCCAGCTTGCACATGCTGGTGAAAGTAAGACAATGTCCCCTATCTTTGAATGTTCAAAGGCTTTTTTAGCTGCATCTTGTACATCAATAGCCTGTACGACTTTAATCCCTAATTCGTTTCCTAAAGCCGTTAGCTTCATTTTTGTTTCACCAAAAACGACTAGCGTTTTTACGTGAGTTAAACTTGGGATCAGCTCATCAAACTCGTTGCCACGATCCAAACCACCTGCGAGCAAAACAACATCTTGATTAAAAGAAGCTAAAGCAGCTTGTGTCGCCAAAATATTCGTCGCTTTTGAATCGTTATACAC from Shouchella hunanensis includes these protein-coding regions:
- the ftsA gene encoding cell division protein FtsA encodes the protein MVSNETYVSLDIGTSSVKVVVSEIAGGSINILGVGSVPSEGIKKGAVVDIDETVKSIKRAVEQAERMVGIQIEHVVVGVNGSHIELTPCHGVVAVSSPDREINVEDVRRVIDASQVMSIPPEREVIDVIPKQFIVDGLDEITDPRGMIGVRLEMEGTLITGSKTVLHNLLRCVERAGLSIAEISLNSLATGSVAVSKDEKSLGVCVLEVGGGSTTVSVFEQGSLVALSVLPIGGDHITNDLAVGLKLTTEEAERVKCKHGHAFVPEASTEEQITIQKIGSNERHTITQQELAGIIEPRVEEIIELCAKELVRLGFKQFPSGFVLTGGAVMMPGVLELTKDMLEGNVRVAIPNYIGVREPRYTVSIGLIHFAHKNGRVQGKEIAAAFSQSEVNQEETNAASTSKRSKRKEVEQPQEEKKESKMKSWFKTFFD
- the ftsZ gene encoding cell division protein FtsZ → MFDFEMDMEQLAQIKVIGCGGGGSNAVNRMIENGLQGVEFIAVNTDAQALHLSKAEKKLQLGGKLTRGLGAGANPDIGKKAAEESREQLEEVLDGADMVFITAGMGGGTGTGAAPVIAEVAKEIGALTVGVVTRPFTFEGRKRQNQALSGIVALKEKVDTLIVIPNDRLLEIVDKNTPMLEAFREADNVLRQGVQGISDLIATPGLINLDFADVKTVMSEKGSALMGIGVATGENRAAEAAKKAISSPLLETSVDGAQGVLMNITGGTNLSLYEVHEAAEIVSEACDEEVNMIFGSVINENLKDEIVVTVIATGFEEAERKPQSRPSTQKPTSSKPAESKSVESKQKANSEEQTDTLDIPTFLRNRRNR
- the spoVE gene encoding stage V sporulation protein E: MNKERQAPDYILIVATIVLLSVGLIMVYSASEAWATYRFNDSLFFAKRQLFFGSVGVLLMFLISRVDYWTWRTYSKLLLIICFILLVLVLIPGVGLVRGGARSWLGIGAFSIQPSEFMKIAMIIFLANFLAMNQKRIVLFKKGLLPALAFVMVAFGMIMLQPDLGTGTVMVGTCVAMIFIAGARVKHFMGLFLIGVAGFVVLIISAPYRIKRITSFLDPWADPMESGFQIIQSLLAIGPGGLLGMGLGESRQKYFYLPEPQTDFIFAILAEELGFLGGLFVLLLFGIIFWRGVRIALGAPDLFGSFLAAGIVTMIVIQVMINIGVVTGLMPVTGITLPLLSYGGSSLTLMLMSIGLLINISRHNR
- a CDS encoding cell division protein FtsQ/DivIB; translated protein: MSHDEKVISVNERIPTLQEKRRRKANKRLLSIVVLFFVLIMVLVYFQSPLSEVKSIQVSGNQLLTDEEILEASGLREGMNIWNIDRNTRIEQTAQLKEVESIEINRLLPSSLSIQVKEYPRVAYVYSDDGYLPLLKNGQILDNVHDSQLVGDAPILVDFTEESLRETIGEQLMQTAPEIVSRISEIMYTPTEDAPEELTLYMTDGMEVRTDLSSFAEYMQPYPQVHAQIDRSQEGVLYMKMSPYFRENDTAQE